One segment of Strix aluco isolate bStrAlu1 chromosome 4, bStrAlu1.hap1, whole genome shotgun sequence DNA contains the following:
- the ABCG2 gene encoding broad substrate specificity ATP-binding cassette transporter ABCG2 isoform X2, which yields MQFSEGKIEIAKQPPSSYSFFFFFLMKDDVVMGTLTVRENLKFSAALRLPKSVKEQEKNERVNQIIKELGLSKVADSKVGTQFTRGVSGGERKRTNIGMELITDPAILFLDEPTTGLDASTANAVLLLLKRMAKQGKTIIFSIHQPRYSIFRLFDNLTLLAAGRVLYHGPAQHAIEYFQSIGYECEPYNNPADFFLDIINGDSTAVAVSKTDETNTESTEERTEYDKTLAEKLAEKYSNSAYYQETKAALENISLGNKKKTKAAFRQITYANSFLHQLKWVSKRTFKNLVGNPQASIAQLCVTAFLGLVVGAIFFGLKEDSAGLQNRVGAMFFLTTNQCFSSISAIELFVVEKKIFIHEYISGYYRTSAYFISKLMADLIPMRTIPSIIFTCIIYFMLGLKPTVEAFFTMMFTLMMVSYTATSMALAIAAGQSVVAVANLLMTITFVFMIIFSGLLVNLTSIMSWLSWLKYFSIPRYGMTALQINELTGLNFCSSSNKTNLISNDNYRQIRQPWCTGDEYLKNQGIDVSSWGLWQNHLALACTTVIFLIIAYLKLHFMKKFS from the exons ATGCAGTTCTCAGAGGGAAAAATAGAAATTGCTAAGCAACCACCAAGtagctactcttttttttttttttttttaatgaaggatGATGTGGTGATGGGAACCCTGACTGTAAGAGAAAATTTGAAGTTCTCAGCAGCACTCCGTTTGCCAAAGTCAgtgaaggaacaggaaaaaaatgaacgAGTAAATCAGATCATCAAGGAACTGGGTTTGAGCAAAGTGGCAGATTCCAAG GTTGGCACCCAGTTCACTCGTGGGGTGTCCGGAGGAGAGCGGAAAAGGACCAATATTGGGATGGAGCTAATCACGGATCCTGCCATCTTGTTTTTGGATGAGCCAACTACAGGACTCGATGCCAGCACTGCTAATGCTGTCCTACTGCTATTGAAAAG GAtggcaaaacaaggaaaaacaatAATCTTCTCCATCCACCAGCCTCGCTACTCCATATTCCGACTGTTTGACAATCTGACGCTGCTAGCCGCGGGGAGAGTGCTGTACCATGGGCCCGCTCAGCATGCCATCGAGTACTTCCAGTCCATCG GCTACGAGTGTGAGCCCTACAACAACCCTGCTGACTTTTTCCTGGACATCATTAATGGAGACTCCACTGCGGTGGCAGTGAGCAAGACCGATGAAACTAACACAG AGAGCACTGAAGAACGCACTGAATATGATAAAACCTTGGCTGAGAAGTTAGCAGAAAAATACTCCAACTCTGCCTACTaccaagaaacaaaagcagcattaGAGAATATTTctttgggaaataaaaagaaaacaaaagcagctttcCGACAAATCACATATGCTAATTCCTTCCTTCATCAGCTGAAATGGGTGTCCAAGCGCACATTTAAAAATCTGGTAGGAAACCCTCAGGCTTCCATAGCTCAG CTGTGTGTTACTGCTTTCCTGGGACTGGTTGTAGGTGCCATTTTCTTTGGACTTAAAGAGGACTCCGCTGGACTCCAGAACAG AGTGGGTGCAATGTTCTTTCTGACCACCAACCAGTGTTTCAGCAGCATCTCAGCTATTGAACTCTTTGTggtggaaaaaaagatatttat ACATGAATATATCAGTGGGTACTACAGAACATCTGCATATTTCATCTCAAAGCTAATGGCTGATTTAATACCCATGAGGACTATACCAAGCATCATCTTCACCTGTATAATTTACTTCATGTTAG GTTTGAAACCAACAGTAGAAGCCTTCTTTACAATGATGTTTACCCTTATGATGGTGTCCTACACAGCCACTTCTATGGCACTAGCCATTGCAGCAGGACAGAGCGTGGTCGCTGTAGCAAACCTGCTCATGACTATCACATTTGTTTTTATGATT ATTTTCTCTGGGTTGCTGGTCAATCTCACAAGCATCATGTCTTGGCTGTCCTGGCTCAAATACTTCAGCATCCCTCGATACGGAATGACA gctttaCAAATCAATGAATTGACTGGTCTGAACTTTTGCAGCAGCAGTAACAAAACAAATTTAATCAGCAACGATAACTATCGACAGATAAGGCAGCC GTGGTGTACTGGAGATGAATATCTAAAAAATCAAGGCATTGATGTGAGTAGCTGGGGCCTGTGGCAGAACCACCTGGCCCTTGCCTGCACAACTGTGATATTCCTTATCATTGCATACCTGAAACTGCACTTCATGAAGAAGTTCTcctaa
- the ABCG2 gene encoding broad substrate specificity ATP-binding cassette transporter ABCG2 isoform X3, protein MQFSEGKIEIAKQPPSSYSFFFFFLMKDDVVMGTLTVRENLKFSAALRLPKSVKEQEKNERVNQIIKELGLSKVADSKVGTQFTRGVSGGERKRTNIGMELITDPAILFLDEPTTGLDASTANAVLLLLKRMAKQGKTIIFSIHQPRYSIFRLFDNLTLLAAGRVLYHGPAQHAIEYFQSIGYECEPYNNPADFFLDIINGDSTAVAVSKTDETNTAESTEERTEYDKTLAEKLAEKYSNSAYYQETKAALENISLGNKKKTKAAFRQITYANSFLHQLKWVSKRTFKNLVGNPQASIAQLCVTAFLGLVVGAIFFGLKEDSAGLQNRHEYISGYYRTSAYFISKLMADLIPMRTIPSIIFTCIIYFMLGLKPTVEAFFTMMFTLMMVSYTATSMALAIAAGQSVVAVANLLMTITFVFMIIFSGLLVNLTSIMSWLSWLKYFSIPRYGMTALQINELTGLNFCSSSNKTNLISNDNYRQIRQPWCTGDEYLKNQGIDVSSWGLWQNHLALACTTVIFLIIAYLKLHFMKKFS, encoded by the exons ATGCAGTTCTCAGAGGGAAAAATAGAAATTGCTAAGCAACCACCAAGtagctactcttttttttttttttttttaatgaaggatGATGTGGTGATGGGAACCCTGACTGTAAGAGAAAATTTGAAGTTCTCAGCAGCACTCCGTTTGCCAAAGTCAgtgaaggaacaggaaaaaaatgaacgAGTAAATCAGATCATCAAGGAACTGGGTTTGAGCAAAGTGGCAGATTCCAAG GTTGGCACCCAGTTCACTCGTGGGGTGTCCGGAGGAGAGCGGAAAAGGACCAATATTGGGATGGAGCTAATCACGGATCCTGCCATCTTGTTTTTGGATGAGCCAACTACAGGACTCGATGCCAGCACTGCTAATGCTGTCCTACTGCTATTGAAAAG GAtggcaaaacaaggaaaaacaatAATCTTCTCCATCCACCAGCCTCGCTACTCCATATTCCGACTGTTTGACAATCTGACGCTGCTAGCCGCGGGGAGAGTGCTGTACCATGGGCCCGCTCAGCATGCCATCGAGTACTTCCAGTCCATCG GCTACGAGTGTGAGCCCTACAACAACCCTGCTGACTTTTTCCTGGACATCATTAATGGAGACTCCACTGCGGTGGCAGTGAGCAAGACCGATGAAACTAACACAG cAGAGAGCACTGAAGAACGCACTGAATATGATAAAACCTTGGCTGAGAAGTTAGCAGAAAAATACTCCAACTCTGCCTACTaccaagaaacaaaagcagcattaGAGAATATTTctttgggaaataaaaagaaaacaaaagcagctttcCGACAAATCACATATGCTAATTCCTTCCTTCATCAGCTGAAATGGGTGTCCAAGCGCACATTTAAAAATCTGGTAGGAAACCCTCAGGCTTCCATAGCTCAG CTGTGTGTTACTGCTTTCCTGGGACTGGTTGTAGGTGCCATTTTCTTTGGACTTAAAGAGGACTCCGCTGGACTCCAGAACAG ACATGAATATATCAGTGGGTACTACAGAACATCTGCATATTTCATCTCAAAGCTAATGGCTGATTTAATACCCATGAGGACTATACCAAGCATCATCTTCACCTGTATAATTTACTTCATGTTAG GTTTGAAACCAACAGTAGAAGCCTTCTTTACAATGATGTTTACCCTTATGATGGTGTCCTACACAGCCACTTCTATGGCACTAGCCATTGCAGCAGGACAGAGCGTGGTCGCTGTAGCAAACCTGCTCATGACTATCACATTTGTTTTTATGATT ATTTTCTCTGGGTTGCTGGTCAATCTCACAAGCATCATGTCTTGGCTGTCCTGGCTCAAATACTTCAGCATCCCTCGATACGGAATGACA gctttaCAAATCAATGAATTGACTGGTCTGAACTTTTGCAGCAGCAGTAACAAAACAAATTTAATCAGCAACGATAACTATCGACAGATAAGGCAGCC GTGGTGTACTGGAGATGAATATCTAAAAAATCAAGGCATTGATGTGAGTAGCTGGGGCCTGTGGCAGAACCACCTGGCCCTTGCCTGCACAACTGTGATATTCCTTATCATTGCATACCTGAAACTGCACTTCATGAAGAAGTTCTcctaa
- the ABCG2 gene encoding broad substrate specificity ATP-binding cassette transporter ABCG2 isoform X1: MQFSEGKIEIAKQPPSSYSFFFFFLMKDDVVMGTLTVRENLKFSAALRLPKSVKEQEKNERVNQIIKELGLSKVADSKVGTQFTRGVSGGERKRTNIGMELITDPAILFLDEPTTGLDASTANAVLLLLKRMAKQGKTIIFSIHQPRYSIFRLFDNLTLLAAGRVLYHGPAQHAIEYFQSIGYECEPYNNPADFFLDIINGDSTAVAVSKTDETNTAESTEERTEYDKTLAEKLAEKYSNSAYYQETKAALENISLGNKKKTKAAFRQITYANSFLHQLKWVSKRTFKNLVGNPQASIAQLCVTAFLGLVVGAIFFGLKEDSAGLQNRVGAMFFLTTNQCFSSISAIELFVVEKKIFIHEYISGYYRTSAYFISKLMADLIPMRTIPSIIFTCIIYFMLGLKPTVEAFFTMMFTLMMVSYTATSMALAIAAGQSVVAVANLLMTITFVFMIIFSGLLVNLTSIMSWLSWLKYFSIPRYGMTALQINELTGLNFCSSSNKTNLISNDNYRQIRQPWCTGDEYLKNQGIDVSSWGLWQNHLALACTTVIFLIIAYLKLHFMKKFS, translated from the exons ATGCAGTTCTCAGAGGGAAAAATAGAAATTGCTAAGCAACCACCAAGtagctactcttttttttttttttttttaatgaaggatGATGTGGTGATGGGAACCCTGACTGTAAGAGAAAATTTGAAGTTCTCAGCAGCACTCCGTTTGCCAAAGTCAgtgaaggaacaggaaaaaaatgaacgAGTAAATCAGATCATCAAGGAACTGGGTTTGAGCAAAGTGGCAGATTCCAAG GTTGGCACCCAGTTCACTCGTGGGGTGTCCGGAGGAGAGCGGAAAAGGACCAATATTGGGATGGAGCTAATCACGGATCCTGCCATCTTGTTTTTGGATGAGCCAACTACAGGACTCGATGCCAGCACTGCTAATGCTGTCCTACTGCTATTGAAAAG GAtggcaaaacaaggaaaaacaatAATCTTCTCCATCCACCAGCCTCGCTACTCCATATTCCGACTGTTTGACAATCTGACGCTGCTAGCCGCGGGGAGAGTGCTGTACCATGGGCCCGCTCAGCATGCCATCGAGTACTTCCAGTCCATCG GCTACGAGTGTGAGCCCTACAACAACCCTGCTGACTTTTTCCTGGACATCATTAATGGAGACTCCACTGCGGTGGCAGTGAGCAAGACCGATGAAACTAACACAG cAGAGAGCACTGAAGAACGCACTGAATATGATAAAACCTTGGCTGAGAAGTTAGCAGAAAAATACTCCAACTCTGCCTACTaccaagaaacaaaagcagcattaGAGAATATTTctttgggaaataaaaagaaaacaaaagcagctttcCGACAAATCACATATGCTAATTCCTTCCTTCATCAGCTGAAATGGGTGTCCAAGCGCACATTTAAAAATCTGGTAGGAAACCCTCAGGCTTCCATAGCTCAG CTGTGTGTTACTGCTTTCCTGGGACTGGTTGTAGGTGCCATTTTCTTTGGACTTAAAGAGGACTCCGCTGGACTCCAGAACAG AGTGGGTGCAATGTTCTTTCTGACCACCAACCAGTGTTTCAGCAGCATCTCAGCTATTGAACTCTTTGTggtggaaaaaaagatatttat ACATGAATATATCAGTGGGTACTACAGAACATCTGCATATTTCATCTCAAAGCTAATGGCTGATTTAATACCCATGAGGACTATACCAAGCATCATCTTCACCTGTATAATTTACTTCATGTTAG GTTTGAAACCAACAGTAGAAGCCTTCTTTACAATGATGTTTACCCTTATGATGGTGTCCTACACAGCCACTTCTATGGCACTAGCCATTGCAGCAGGACAGAGCGTGGTCGCTGTAGCAAACCTGCTCATGACTATCACATTTGTTTTTATGATT ATTTTCTCTGGGTTGCTGGTCAATCTCACAAGCATCATGTCTTGGCTGTCCTGGCTCAAATACTTCAGCATCCCTCGATACGGAATGACA gctttaCAAATCAATGAATTGACTGGTCTGAACTTTTGCAGCAGCAGTAACAAAACAAATTTAATCAGCAACGATAACTATCGACAGATAAGGCAGCC GTGGTGTACTGGAGATGAATATCTAAAAAATCAAGGCATTGATGTGAGTAGCTGGGGCCTGTGGCAGAACCACCTGGCCCTTGCCTGCACAACTGTGATATTCCTTATCATTGCATACCTGAAACTGCACTTCATGAAGAAGTTCTcctaa